A region of Allocoleopsis franciscana PCC 7113 DNA encodes the following proteins:
- the argC gene encoding N-acetyl-gamma-glutamyl-phosphate reductase, translating into MGDLGRLPVGIIGASGYGGVQLVRLLMDHPGVEVVYLGGDSSAGKAYSELYPHLGHCVDLTIEPIDLDLVASRCQAVFLSLPNGLAYQMAPTLLAKGCKVLDLSADYRFKNLETYKVWYGGDRQDQETSALAVYGLPELYRDRIAEAQLVGCPGCYVTTSLLALAPLLKQGLIVPETAIIDAKSGTSGAGRTAKTNLLLSEADNSLAPYGVARHRHIPEIEQICSDLAGHEVMVQFTPHLIPMVRGLLATVYATLRDPGLVREDLITIYSAFYRASPFIRILPAGTYPQTKWACGTNVCYIGVEVDPRTDRAIIMSVTDNLIKGQAGQAIQCLNLMMGWEETLGLPQLGFYP; encoded by the coding sequence ATGGGTGATTTAGGACGCCTGCCCGTAGGCATTATTGGGGCTTCAGGCTATGGTGGCGTGCAACTTGTACGGCTGTTAATGGATCACCCAGGAGTCGAGGTGGTTTACTTGGGGGGAGATAGCAGCGCGGGCAAAGCCTATTCTGAACTCTACCCTCATTTAGGCCACTGCGTTGACCTGACGATCGAACCGATTGATTTAGACCTAGTAGCGTCCCGCTGTCAAGCGGTTTTTCTCTCATTGCCTAATGGCTTGGCCTATCAAATGGCACCCACCCTGCTGGCAAAGGGATGTAAGGTGCTTGACCTTTCCGCCGACTATCGGTTTAAAAACCTAGAGACTTATAAAGTCTGGTACGGTGGGGATCGACAAGACCAGGAAACCTCAGCTTTAGCGGTTTATGGTTTACCCGAATTATATCGCGATCGCATTGCCGAAGCCCAGTTGGTTGGCTGTCCGGGTTGCTATGTGACAACAAGCTTGTTAGCCCTAGCGCCATTATTGAAACAAGGCTTAATTGTCCCTGAAACAGCCATTATTGACGCCAAATCGGGAACATCGGGGGCAGGACGCACAGCCAAAACCAATCTCTTACTCTCGGAAGCGGATAACTCCCTAGCCCCTTACGGAGTGGCACGTCATCGCCATATTCCAGAAATCGAGCAAATTTGCAGCGATTTAGCCGGTCATGAGGTCATGGTGCAGTTTACGCCCCACCTGATTCCCATGGTGCGGGGACTCCTGGCAACCGTTTATGCGACCCTACGCGACCCTGGATTGGTTCGAGAAGATTTAATTACCATCTATTCCGCCTTCTACCGCGCCTCTCCCTTTATCCGCATCTTGCCGGCTGGCACCTACCCACAAACTAAATGGGCTTGTGGCACTAATGTTTGTTATATCGGGGTAGAAGTCGATCCTCGGACTGACCGGGCGATCATTATGTCAGTTACCGATAACTTGATTAAAGGTCAAGCGGGACAAGCGATACAGTGTCTGAATCTGATGATGGGTTGGGAAGAGACTCTTGGCTTGCCTCAGCTTGGTTTTTATCCGTAG
- the ribBA gene encoding bifunctional 3,4-dihydroxy-2-butanone-4-phosphate synthase/GTP cyclohydrolase II translates to MESPETDLFKFDSIDDALADLKAGRAVVVVDDENRENEGDLICAAQFATPDMINFMAVEARGLICLALTGERLDALDLPLMVSKNTDSNQTAFTVSIDASPHLGVTTGISAEDRARTIQVAINPSTNAEDLRRPGHIFPIRAREGGVLKRAGHTEAAVDLPRLAGLYPAGVICEIQNPNGSMARLRELIDYAAQHQLKIISIADLISYRLKYDRFVHRETIARLPSIFGNFQIYAYRNTLDTSEHVAIVKGNPAEFRDNPVMVRMHSECLTGDGLGSLRCDCRMQLEAALKMIENFGQGVVVYLRQEGRGIGLINKLKAYSLQDLGLDTVEANERLGFPADLRDYGMGAQMLNDLGVKKIRLITNNPRKIAGLRGYGIEVVDRVPLLIEANDYNSTYLATKAQKLGHMLLQTYLVTVALQWQDAPQSVKKRYERLEKLRYLVHSQHLLLQEEARPVAIALFGTPSLIVHIGFDQSNLAAADWYKDSNHPYVQAIAHILDELSGWPQVERLEFLVSSGVDPMTGLQVQLDRQTFPLTKQPSDICDSLNTQKIYSFERDS, encoded by the coding sequence GTGGAATCGCCTGAAACCGATTTATTTAAATTTGACTCGATTGACGATGCCCTGGCAGACCTCAAGGCCGGTCGCGCTGTGGTCGTAGTGGATGACGAGAACCGGGAAAACGAAGGCGACTTAATTTGCGCCGCCCAATTTGCCACGCCTGACATGATTAATTTCATGGCGGTAGAAGCACGAGGGTTAATTTGTCTGGCCTTAACGGGCGAACGTCTCGATGCCTTGGATTTGCCGTTAATGGTGAGCAAAAACACCGACAGCAACCAGACCGCCTTTACGGTCAGCATCGACGCTTCCCCCCATCTGGGCGTTACCACCGGCATCTCGGCTGAAGACCGGGCACGTACCATCCAAGTGGCTATCAATCCCTCGACGAACGCTGAGGACTTGCGCCGTCCGGGTCATATTTTTCCCATCCGTGCTCGGGAGGGAGGAGTGCTTAAACGGGCTGGTCATACGGAAGCCGCCGTCGATCTCCCCCGGCTGGCGGGTTTATATCCGGCGGGTGTGATTTGTGAAATCCAAAATCCCAATGGCTCAATGGCACGCCTACGGGAGTTGATTGATTACGCGGCACAGCACCAACTCAAAATTATCAGCATTGCGGATTTAATCAGTTACCGGCTTAAGTATGATCGCTTCGTCCATCGAGAGACGATCGCAAGATTACCCAGTATTTTTGGCAATTTCCAGATTTATGCCTACCGCAATACCCTAGATACTTCAGAACATGTGGCAATTGTGAAAGGCAACCCCGCCGAATTTCGAGATAATCCGGTCATGGTGCGGATGCACTCGGAATGCTTAACGGGTGATGGCTTGGGTTCATTACGCTGTGACTGCCGGATGCAGCTAGAAGCCGCACTGAAAATGATTGAGAACTTCGGGCAGGGTGTGGTCGTGTATTTGCGCCAAGAAGGACGAGGGATTGGGCTGATTAATAAATTAAAGGCATATTCCTTACAAGACTTGGGGCTGGATACGGTTGAAGCCAACGAACGCCTGGGATTCCCTGCTGACTTACGAGATTATGGCATGGGCGCACAAATGCTCAATGACTTGGGGGTGAAGAAAATCCGTTTGATTACCAATAATCCCCGTAAAATCGCTGGGTTGAGGGGTTATGGCATTGAGGTGGTAGACCGGGTGCCACTGCTGATTGAAGCCAATGACTACAACTCCACCTATTTGGCAACCAAGGCACAGAAGTTGGGTCACATGCTGTTGCAAACCTATCTGGTTACAGTTGCTCTGCAATGGCAGGATGCCCCTCAATCGGTGAAAAAGCGTTACGAACGCTTAGAGAAACTGCGGTATTTGGTGCATAGCCAGCATTTATTATTGCAGGAGGAGGCACGACCTGTGGCGATCGCCTTGTTTGGTACACCCTCCTTAATTGTCCACATCGGCTTTGATCAATCCAACCTCGCGGCAGCGGATTGGTATAAGGACTCGAATCATCCTTACGTACAAGCGATCGCTCATATTTTGGATGAGTTAAGTGGATGGCCTCAAGTGGAACGGCTGGAGTTTTTGGTATCTTCTGGTGTCGATCCGATGACAGGTTTACAAGTTCAGCTAGACCGCCAAACCTTCCCACTCACTAAGCAGCCATCTGACATTTGTGATAGTTTAAACACTCAAAAAATCTATAGTTTTGAAAGGGATTCTTAG